The following are encoded together in the Oceanobacillus zhaokaii genome:
- the ruvB gene encoding Holliday junction branch migration DNA helicase RuvB: MDERMVTGELQSEDATIELSLRPTTLNQYIGQHKVKENLKIFIQAAKMREEPLDHVLLYGPPGLGKTTLAAIIANEMGVQFRSTSGPAIERAGDLAAILSSLEPGDVLFIDEVHRIPRTVEEVLYPAMEDFFLDIVIGTGPSARSVRIDLPPFTLVGATTRAGLLSAPLRDRFGVMSRLEFYETKDLCAIVERTADIFEMPITKEAALEVASRSRGTPRIANRLLKRIRDISQVKGEAEISLETTSLALKMLQVDDAGLDHTDHRLLLGIIEGFNGGPVGLDTIAATIGEDSQTIEDVYEPFLLQLGFIQRTPRGRIVTPKAYAHFGINRQE, translated from the coding sequence ATGGATGAGCGGATGGTAACAGGAGAGTTGCAAAGCGAAGATGCTACAATTGAGCTTAGCCTTCGTCCCACAACATTGAATCAATATATTGGGCAACATAAGGTAAAAGAGAACCTTAAAATCTTTATCCAAGCGGCAAAAATGCGTGAAGAACCATTGGACCATGTTCTACTATACGGACCTCCTGGATTAGGGAAAACAACCCTTGCGGCTATTATTGCCAATGAAATGGGGGTACAGTTCCGTTCAACATCTGGTCCTGCAATTGAGCGAGCGGGTGATTTAGCGGCAATTCTTTCTTCATTAGAGCCTGGTGATGTATTATTTATTGATGAAGTCCATCGGATACCACGGACAGTTGAGGAAGTATTATATCCAGCGATGGAAGACTTTTTTCTCGATATCGTCATTGGTACTGGTCCAAGTGCACGATCTGTTCGAATCGATTTGCCGCCATTTACATTAGTTGGTGCGACGACACGTGCTGGATTATTGTCGGCCCCATTACGAGACAGGTTCGGTGTAATGAGCAGGCTGGAGTTTTATGAAACAAAGGATCTATGTGCAATCGTCGAACGAACGGCTGATATCTTTGAAATGCCGATTACGAAAGAAGCAGCATTAGAGGTTGCCAGTCGTTCTAGAGGCACGCCACGAATTGCGAATCGCTTATTGAAACGAATTCGTGATATTTCCCAAGTAAAAGGGGAAGCGGAAATTAGTTTAGAAACGACTAGTCTTGCATTAAAAATGTTGCAAGTTGATGATGCGGGCTTGGATCATACCGATCACCGCCTATTACTTGGAATAATCGAAGGATTTAATGGAGGGCCAGTTGGCCTTGATACGATTGCAGCAACAATAGGCGAGGATTCGCAAACGATTGAGGATGTGTACGAGCCGTTCCTTCTGCAACTGGGTTTTATCCAGCGGACACCAAGAGGTAGAATTGTCACACCGAAGGCATATGCACACTTTGGGATCAATAGGCAGGAATAA
- the ruvA gene encoding Holliday junction branch migration protein RuvA, whose amino-acid sequence MIAYIKGILSSIQDESVVVDVHGVGYELICANPFAFQSALNEEILINTYQYVREDTLVLYGFKNEDEKYLFKKLISVSGIGPKGALAILASVDISAFVSAVEREDDKFLTSFPGVGKKTARQIILDLKGKLVMELTVSVEQDQEVAAITGSETKLAITEAQEALKALGYTDREIKAVIPKLQAMDNKNTDEVIKNALALLMKN is encoded by the coding sequence GTGATTGCATATATAAAAGGAATTTTGTCAAGCATTCAAGATGAATCGGTAGTTGTTGATGTTCATGGCGTAGGGTATGAACTCATATGTGCAAATCCATTTGCATTTCAATCCGCATTAAACGAGGAAATTTTAATTAATACATATCAATATGTTAGAGAAGACACGCTAGTATTATACGGCTTCAAGAACGAGGATGAGAAATATTTATTCAAAAAATTAATTTCAGTTTCTGGTATTGGGCCAAAAGGCGCATTGGCAATATTAGCTTCCGTTGACATTTCGGCTTTTGTATCTGCAGTAGAGCGAGAAGATGATAAATTCTTAACAAGCTTTCCTGGTGTAGGTAAAAAAACAGCAAGACAAATTATTCTAGATCTAAAAGGGAAATTAGTAATGGAGCTTACTGTCTCAGTTGAACAGGATCAAGAGGTTGCAGCTATAACTGGTAGTGAAACCAAATTAGCAATTACCGAAGCGCAAGAAGCATTGAAAGCATTAGGATATACGGATCGTGAAATAAAAGCAGTTATACCAAAACTACAAGCAATGGATAATAAAAATACAGATGAAGTAATTAAAAACGCATTAGCATTATTAATGAAAAATTAG
- a CDS encoding YebC/PmpR family DNA-binding transcriptional regulator: MAGHSKWHNIQKRKGAQDAKRGKIFMRHAKAIYMAAKEGGGDTTTNASLRLVIDKAKADNMPNDNIERAIKKATGTLDGANFEELTYEGYGPGGVAVIVNVLTDNKNRTAAEVRHAFKKNDGNLGENGSVSFMFDRKGYIVITNEDGLIDEDEITLAALEAGADDITAEDGVYEIYTTPDSFKEAVEQLEGNGYTIEESEVTLIPQNYNSVSKEEEEKMQQLIDILEDNEDVQDIHHNLESTM, encoded by the coding sequence GTGGCTGGTCATTCTAAATGGCATAATATACAAAAAAGAAAAGGCGCGCAGGATGCAAAGCGTGGAAAGATCTTTATGCGCCATGCGAAGGCAATTTATATGGCAGCTAAAGAAGGCGGGGGAGATACGACAACAAATGCTTCTCTCCGCTTGGTAATTGATAAAGCGAAAGCAGACAACATGCCAAATGATAATATTGAGCGTGCAATAAAAAAAGCAACGGGAACATTAGATGGTGCGAACTTCGAGGAACTTACTTATGAAGGCTATGGACCCGGTGGTGTAGCAGTTATCGTCAATGTATTAACTGATAATAAGAATCGTACTGCTGCAGAAGTAAGACATGCATTTAAGAAGAATGATGGTAATTTAGGTGAAAATGGAAGTGTATCCTTTATGTTCGATCGAAAAGGGTATATCGTCATCACGAATGAGGACGGCTTAATCGATGAAGATGAGATTACCCTTGCGGCATTAGAAGCTGGAGCGGATGATATAACTGCTGAAGACGGTGTATACGAAATCTATACAACACCAGATTCTTTTAAAGAAGCTGTTGAACAATTAGAGGGAAATGGCTATACCATTGAAGAGAGTGAAGTAACATTAATTCCGCAAAATTATAATAGCGTCTCTAAAGAGGAAGAAGAGAAAATGCAGCAGCTCATTGATATTCTTGAAGATAATGAAGATGTACAAGATATCCATCATAATCTAGAGTCAACAATGTAA
- the safA gene encoding SafA/ExsA family spore coat assembly protein, which produces MKIHIVQKGDTLWELSKKYDVNFEELKQINSHLASPDMIMPGMKIKIPGTTKAVKKEAVKVKETPKETVKQPYKNTSPKAMPVIHEDDNKEHVVVKPEVPVQPVPQMPLQPIMQMPVMDQDFHNYTTINFPPMPVHHQPKEVKKKEHVKEKPVAKPVAKPVAKPAPKPAPKPAQKPISKPKEKVVQPAAQQPVPMPMPMPMPMPMPMPMPMPICHEPMPICHEPMHHPCFFSNVHPCFPYPDFIHPHMHPHMDPHMDPYPMPHHMYPAMQMPQDDDCGCGSNIPVSPYAAEQQMHQAPMPNQEFHHQPMLNTQQMFPTQFGMQPDANFSYPSPPSFPGARSRPDNEEEEQ; this is translated from the coding sequence TTGAAAATACACATTGTTCAAAAAGGTGATACACTATGGGAACTTTCCAAAAAATATGATGTAAATTTCGAAGAGTTGAAACAGATAAATTCGCATTTGGCTAGTCCGGATATGATTATGCCAGGGATGAAAATAAAAATTCCAGGTACAACGAAGGCAGTAAAAAAAGAAGCAGTAAAAGTAAAGGAAACACCGAAAGAAACAGTTAAACAACCATACAAGAATACATCTCCAAAGGCAATGCCAGTTATACATGAGGATGATAATAAAGAACACGTCGTAGTAAAGCCTGAAGTTCCAGTCCAGCCAGTACCACAAATGCCCTTACAACCAATCATGCAAATGCCAGTGATGGATCAGGATTTCCATAACTATACGACGATTAATTTTCCACCTATGCCTGTTCATCACCAACCTAAGGAAGTGAAGAAAAAAGAGCATGTAAAGGAAAAACCAGTAGCAAAACCAGTAGCAAAACCAGTAGCAAAGCCAGCACCAAAGCCAGCACCAAAGCCAGCGCAAAAACCAATTTCTAAGCCGAAAGAAAAGGTTGTGCAACCAGCCGCACAGCAACCAGTCCCAATGCCGATGCCAATGCCAATGCCAATGCCAATGCCGATGCCAATGCCAATGCCAATTTGCCATGAACCAATGCCAATTTGTCATGAACCAATGCATCATCCATGTTTTTTTTCAAACGTTCACCCGTGTTTTCCATATCCAGATTTTATACATCCACATATGCATCCACATATGGATCCACATATGGATCCTTATCCGATGCCTCATCACATGTACCCAGCGATGCAAATGCCACAGGATGACGATTGTGGTTGTGGTTCGAACATACCTGTTAGCCCTTATGCAGCGGAACAGCAGATGCATCAAGCACCAATGCCTAATCAAGAGTTTCATCATCAACCAATGCTAAATACCCAGCAAATGTTCCCAACGCAATTTGGAATGCAGCCAGATGCTAATTTTTCTTATCCTAGCCCACCATCTTTTCCTGGAGCGAGGTCGAGACCTGATAATGAAGAGGAAGAACAATAA
- the pheA gene encoding prephenate dehydratase, translated as MITIGYLGPKGTFTKLAVDTAFNDEKRQSYTTIPECIDAVDQNQIEIGVVPLENAIEGTVQLTVDYLVHQVRLPVVAEIVVPIQQHLLVRKDFSGELSTLTEVHSHSHAIAQCHQFIHQHLPNANIQFSSSTGKAAELVSESKEPIAAIGNIIAAKEYGLDIVKENIHDYPNNHTRFLVLAKDQSLVSISHQAQLERTTLMITLPSDKSGALHQILSAFAWRKMNLSKIESRPTKTGLGNYFFIIDVDQTYDDVLFPGVKQELEALGCSVDILGTYPVYHMKI; from the coding sequence ATGATAACAATAGGCTATTTAGGACCAAAGGGAACATTTACAAAATTAGCGGTTGATACTGCTTTTAATGATGAAAAAAGACAAAGCTATACTACAATTCCTGAATGTATTGATGCTGTAGATCAAAACCAAATTGAAATTGGCGTCGTTCCACTGGAAAATGCGATTGAAGGTACTGTACAATTAACCGTAGATTACCTTGTCCATCAAGTGCGACTACCAGTTGTTGCTGAGATTGTTGTGCCAATTCAACAGCATTTATTAGTTAGAAAGGATTTCTCGGGCGAATTAAGTACATTAACAGAAGTCCATTCGCACAGTCATGCAATTGCGCAATGTCATCAATTTATTCACCAGCATCTACCTAATGCTAACATTCAATTTTCATCTTCAACTGGTAAAGCTGCTGAATTAGTTAGTGAAAGTAAGGAACCAATCGCTGCAATTGGTAATATTATTGCAGCGAAAGAATATGGACTCGATATTGTCAAGGAAAATATTCATGATTACCCGAATAATCATACAAGATTCCTTGTACTTGCCAAGGATCAATCACTCGTTTCCATTAGTCATCAAGCACAATTAGAACGAACTACCTTAATGATTACTTTACCAAGTGATAAGTCCGGAGCATTGCATCAAATACTATCGGCATTTGCTTGGAGGAAAATGAATCTATCTAAAATTGAATCACGTCCGACTAAAACGGGATTAGGAAACTACTTTTTCATTATTGATGTTGATCAGACTTATGATGATGTATTATTCCCCGGAGTTAAGCAGGAGTTAGAAGCATTAGGATGCAGTGTTGATATTCTTGGCACATATCCTGTATACCATATGAAAATTTAA
- the obgE gene encoding GTPase ObgE yields MFVDQASVYVKAGDGGNGLVAYRREKYVPLGGPAGGDGGNGADIIFEVDEGLNTLMDFRYNRHFKAKRGENGMSKTQHGKNAAPLIISVPPGTTVIDEDTEEVIADLTTQGQQAVIVKGGRGGRGNTRFVTPRNPAPDVAENGEPGQERNIKVELKLIADVGLVGFPSVGKSTLLSVVSAAKPKIADYHFTTLAPNLGVVDTSDHRSFVLADLPGLIEGASEGVGLGHQFLRHVERTRVIVHVIDMASMEARDPYDDFQKINKELEDFDPKLLKRPQIIAANKMDMPGAEENLAAFKEKLTEDIPVYEISALTREGLRDILFAIADLLDAIPKVAPEIEDTDEEVVYRYQKEDAPFEITRDPDGAFVIYGAKVEKLFKMTNFSSDGSIRRFSRQLRGMGVDEELRKRGAKDGDTIRLLEYEFEFVE; encoded by the coding sequence TTAGGCGGCCCAGCCGGTGGCGATGGTGGAAATGGTGCGGATATTATTTTTGAAGTTGATGAAGGCCTAAACACATTAATGGATTTCCGTTATAATCGCCATTTTAAAGCGAAGCGTGGAGAAAATGGGATGAGCAAAACCCAGCATGGAAAAAATGCTGCACCACTAATCATATCTGTTCCTCCAGGGACAACAGTTATTGATGAGGATACAGAAGAAGTAATTGCAGATTTAACGACTCAAGGACAGCAAGCCGTTATCGTTAAAGGCGGACGTGGCGGACGGGGGAATACTCGTTTCGTTACACCACGAAATCCTGCTCCAGACGTGGCAGAGAACGGAGAACCAGGTCAAGAAAGAAATATTAAGGTAGAACTGAAGTTGATTGCTGACGTAGGATTAGTTGGTTTTCCAAGTGTTGGTAAATCGACATTATTATCTGTTGTAAGTGCTGCAAAACCAAAGATCGCGGATTATCATTTTACAACTTTAGCTCCGAATTTAGGTGTTGTCGATACAAGTGATCATCGCAGCTTTGTACTTGCAGACCTTCCCGGATTAATTGAAGGTGCATCTGAAGGTGTCGGGCTGGGACATCAATTTTTACGACATGTAGAACGAACAAGAGTAATTGTGCATGTGATTGATATGGCAAGTATGGAAGCAAGGGACCCTTATGATGATTTCCAAAAAATCAACAAGGAACTAGAAGACTTCGATCCGAAGCTTTTAAAACGTCCACAAATTATAGCAGCAAATAAGATGGACATGCCTGGTGCAGAAGAAAATTTGGCAGCATTTAAAGAAAAACTAACCGAAGATATCCCTGTTTATGAGATTTCTGCCCTCACGAGAGAAGGCTTGCGAGACATTTTATTTGCTATTGCCGACTTATTAGATGCAATTCCAAAAGTTGCTCCAGAGATTGAAGATACAGATGAAGAAGTTGTTTATCGTTATCAAAAAGAGGATGCTCCATTCGAAATTACAAGAGACCCAGATGGTGCTTTTGTGATCTATGGTGCCAAAGTAGAAAAACTCTTTAAGATGACGAATTTTTCGAGTGATGGTTCGATTCGTCGTTTCTCCCGTCAACTTCGTGGCATGGGTGTCGATGAAGAATTACGGAAACGAGGAGCAAAGGATGGAGATACCATTCGTTTATTAGAATATGAATTTGAGTTTGTTGAATAA